Proteins found in one bacterium genomic segment:
- a CDS encoding endonuclease, which produces MKKHSKIFPRRRPLLVASSALLLVAGIATADAPPGYYDTVDASSAASLRSTLHAIISSGTTKLPYTSTAFDVWDGLEAVDEDPGNSSNVLCVYANRTLAKSAHATGGADPSLWNREHTWPKSFGFDHDSWAPYTDLHHLRASVEQYNNARSNEYYDDCLSSCTPWSVDNTDPALFNYESGSTTWQVWDGKKGDVARGLFYMDVRYEGDATNEPDLELTDNTALIVAIDDGLHGYMGKLTTLVQWHNSDLPGADPNEMLRNDAVYAIQGNRNPFIDHPEWVETLFGSGATPTPSPTPTPSPTPGPASDLFFSEYIEGTSFNKALEIYNPTAGTIDLTSYSVLIYANGAATPNSTISLTGSVASGDVFVMANPSADGAILAETDQTSGNVNFNGDDAIELVKNGTTVIDSIGRVGEAPASGFWGTEPVTTENHTLVRKSTITQGDADSSDAFDPATEWDGYASDTFSYIGSHTFTAPTATPTDTPTPTPTDTPTPTPSDTPTPTPTPVPGTPTDLILSEYVEGTSYNKAIEIYNGTGTTIDLSTYSILIYANGGTSVSNTVNLTGTLDSGIAYVVAHPSADAPVLAVADLTDNALSFNGNDAIELYNNATRRAGVVDSFGQVGNDPGATGWGGLTADHTLIRNSDVYQGDTDSSDTFDPTIEWTDAGFNSFGDLGAHDLTPPSSVMDWALY; this is translated from the coding sequence ATGAAGAAACATTCGAAGATTTTCCCGCGCCGGCGCCCCCTCCTGGTGGCATCGAGCGCGCTCCTGCTTGTCGCGGGGATTGCGACGGCAGACGCCCCCCCGGGCTACTACGACACCGTCGATGCCAGCAGCGCCGCGTCGCTCCGTTCGACGCTGCACGCGATCATCAGTAGCGGCACGACGAAGCTGCCTTACACCAGCACCGCTTTTGACGTATGGGATGGCCTCGAGGCCGTGGACGAAGATCCCGGAAATTCCTCGAATGTGCTTTGCGTGTACGCCAATCGCACGCTGGCCAAGTCGGCCCACGCGACCGGAGGGGCGGATCCGAGCCTGTGGAACCGCGAACACACCTGGCCGAAGTCTTTTGGTTTCGATCATGATTCCTGGGCACCCTACACCGATCTCCACCACTTGCGTGCTTCGGTAGAACAGTATAACAACGCGCGAAGCAATGAGTACTACGACGATTGCCTCTCCTCGTGTACCCCTTGGAGCGTCGACAACACAGATCCGGCCCTCTTCAATTACGAGTCGGGCAGCACGACATGGCAGGTTTGGGATGGCAAGAAGGGCGATGTCGCCCGCGGATTGTTCTACATGGACGTTCGCTATGAAGGCGATGCGACAAACGAGCCCGACCTGGAATTGACCGACAATACTGCTCTGATCGTTGCGATCGACGATGGCCTGCATGGCTACATGGGCAAGCTGACAACGTTAGTTCAATGGCACAACAGCGATTTGCCGGGTGCCGACCCGAATGAGATGTTGCGCAACGATGCGGTTTACGCCATCCAGGGCAACCGAAACCCATTCATTGATCATCCCGAATGGGTTGAAACGCTCTTTGGCTCCGGCGCAACGCCGACGCCGTCACCCACACCCACTCCGTCACCGACGCCGGGCCCGGCAAGCGATCTGTTCTTCAGCGAGTACATCGAGGGCACCAGCTTCAATAAGGCTCTTGAAATCTACAATCCTACTGCTGGCACAATCGATTTGACGAGTTACTCAGTGCTTATCTACGCGAATGGCGCCGCAACTCCGAACAGCACAATCTCACTGACGGGCAGTGTTGCGTCTGGGGATGTGTTTGTCATGGCGAATCCATCGGCAGACGGAGCGATCCTGGCCGAGACCGACCAGACGAGCGGCAATGTTAACTTTAATGGCGACGATGCCATCGAACTTGTGAAGAATGGTACCACCGTCATCGACTCGATCGGACGCGTTGGAGAGGCACCTGCTTCCGGTTTCTGGGGTACCGAGCCCGTAACGACCGAAAACCACACCCTCGTGCGCAAGTCGACCATTACGCAGGGTGACGCCGACAGCAGCGATGCATTCGATCCCGCCACTGAATGGGATGGCTATGCATCGGACACGTTCAGCTATATTGGATCGCATACGTTCACGGCACCAACGGCAACTCCGACCGACACGCCGACTCCGACGCCGACCGATACGCCCACGCCGACTCCTTCGGACACTCCGACGCCAACTCCGACACCCGTGCCCGGTACCCCGACGGACCTGATTCTGAGCGAGTATGTTGAAGGCACCAGTTATAACAAGGCTATCGAGATATACAACGGAACGGGGACAACGATCGACCTGAGCACTTACAGCATCCTGATCTACGCCAACGGGGGTACATCGGTTTCGAACACGGTTAACCTGACCGGAACGCTGGACAGCGGCATTGCGTACGTTGTGGCGCATCCGAGCGCCGATGCCCCGGTTCTCGCCGTCGCAGACCTGACGGATAACGCGCTGAGCTTCAACGGCAACGATGCGATTGAACTCTACAACAATGCGACGCGCCGCGCGGGGGTGGTGGATTCATTCGGCCAAGTGGGGAACGATCCCGGCGCGACCGGATGGGGCGGTCTGACCGCCGATCATACACTGATCCGCAACTCGGATGTCTATCAAGGCGACACAGACAGCAGCGACACCTTCGACCCAACAATCGAATGGACCGACGCAGGTTTCAACTCCTTCGGTGATCTGGGTGCTCATGACCTCACACCGCCCTCGAGTGTCATGGATTGGGCTCTGTACTAA
- a CDS encoding fatty acid desaturase: MRTNEAAGSKTPDWRKLVAPFGGADTRRSLFQLITTLLLFAGSWAAMYFSLAVSYWLTLALAIPTAALLVRLFMIQHDCGHGSYFRSRRARDLTGFFLGVLTLTPYRYWQKTHAYHHSHSGDLDFRGFGDIDTYTVEEYRALSKWRRIAYRFYRHPAVLFGGGAAFHFLVKHRYPWDIPRSWKAAWRGVWLTNAVLAALIVGVGMTIGFRELLMIQLPITLLSSAIGVWLFYVQHQFENTYWHRHDDWNYYEAAIFGSSHLVLPKPLQWLTASIGLHHVHHLSSMIPNYRLEECLNANPDFQKATRINMRETWRLMKLTLWDEANERLISFREARQLLTAAAQ; encoded by the coding sequence ATGAGGACAAACGAAGCGGCAGGATCAAAGACCCCTGATTGGCGAAAACTCGTAGCACCGTTTGGCGGAGCCGACACGCGGCGCAGCCTTTTTCAACTCATCACGACACTTCTTCTCTTCGCAGGCTCCTGGGCGGCGATGTACTTCAGCCTGGCGGTCAGCTATTGGCTGACACTCGCACTGGCGATTCCGACGGCGGCTCTTCTGGTGCGCCTGTTCATGATCCAGCACGACTGTGGGCACGGATCCTACTTCCGGTCCCGTCGGGCGCGCGATCTGACGGGGTTCTTCCTCGGGGTGCTGACGCTAACACCCTACAGATACTGGCAGAAGACTCACGCCTACCATCATTCGCATTCTGGAGACCTGGACTTCCGTGGCTTCGGCGATATCGACACTTACACGGTCGAGGAATACCGAGCTCTGAGCAAGTGGCGTCGCATTGCCTATCGATTCTACCGGCATCCGGCGGTCCTTTTCGGAGGCGGCGCGGCGTTCCACTTCCTCGTCAAGCACCGGTACCCATGGGACATCCCCCGTTCCTGGAAGGCCGCATGGCGCGGCGTTTGGCTGACCAACGCGGTCCTGGCCGCGCTGATCGTCGGCGTCGGAATGACGATTGGTTTCCGCGAACTGCTGATGATCCAACTGCCGATCACGCTTCTTTCCAGCGCCATCGGCGTCTGGTTATTCTATGTCCAGCATCAGTTCGAGAACACCTACTGGCACCGCCATGACGATTGGAACTACTACGAGGCCGCGATCTTCGGCAGTTCGCACCTGGTTCTTCCGAAGCCTCTGCAATGGCTGACCGCAAGCATCGGCCTGCATCACGTCCATCACCTCAGCAGCATGATCCCGAACTATCGCCTGGAGGAGTGCCTGAATGCGAATCCGGACTTCCAGAAGGCGACGCGGATCAATATGCGCGAGACATGGCGGCTGATGAAGCTGACGTTGTGGGACGAGGCGAATGAGCGGCTGATTTCGTTTCGCGAAGCCCGGCAATTACTTACTGCCGCTGCCCAATGA